In Vigna radiata var. radiata cultivar VC1973A unplaced genomic scaffold, Vradiata_ver6 scaffold_269, whole genome shotgun sequence, a single genomic region encodes these proteins:
- the LOC106755053 gene encoding uncharacterized protein LOC106755053: protein MGDLIFVMPSLLRWLHRIPHKRMVAEVSNWEIKRILEKKVAFSRKDWSQKLDDALWAYKTTMKTSMGLSPFQMVYGKACHLPVEMEHKALWGLKFLNFDPHEIQSKRRNQLLELEEMRLHAYDSSRRYKEKVKFYHDKKLIKIVFTPG from the coding sequence atgggggatctcatttttgtaatgccCAGCTTGCTAAGGTGGCTGCATCGTATCCCCCACAAGCGAATGGTAGCTGAAGTTTCCAACTGGGAAATTAAGAGGATATTAGAGAAGAAAGTTGCTTTTTCACGAAAAGATTGGTCACAAAAActagatgatgctctttgggcgTACAAGACAACTATGAAGACTTCCATGGGGTTATCACCTTTTCAGATGGTATATGGGAAAGCATGTCACTTGCCAGTAGAGATGGAACATAAAGCTTTGTGgggtttgaaatttttaaattttgatcctcatgaaaTTCAAAGCAAGCGAAGAAATCAGTTGTTAGAGCTTGAAGAGATGCGGTTACATGCATATGACTCATCTAGGCGTTATAAAGagaaggtgaaattttatcatgataaaaagcTGATAAAGATAGTCTTCACTCCAGGATAG
- the LOC106755052 gene encoding protein YLS3-like, translated as NREECADKLIGLASCVPYVGGEAKTPNIDCCSGLKAVLDKXKKCICILIKDRDDPNLGIKINATLTIQLPSACNAPANISHXVDLLHLAPNSPDAKVFEGLQKSAKSNSSTPVSSGDYYYITLTLLLVQKASQAHSPLLVLIFSYSSLIFVQG; from the exons aacAGAGAAGAGTGTGCAGACAAACTTATAGGGCTGGCTAGCTGTGTTCCTTACGTTGGTGGTGAGGCCAAAACCCCAAACATAGACTGCTGCAGTGGTCTCAAAGCTGTCCTCGATAAGAGNAAGAAGTGCATCTGCATCCTCATCAAAGATCGTGATGACCCCAATCTTGGCATCAAAATCAATGCCACTCTCACCATTCAACTACCCTCTGCTTGCAACGCACCTGCTAATATATCTCACTNTGTAG ATCTTTTGCATTTAGCACCTAACTCTCCTGATGCCAAGGTGTTTGAGGGATTGCAAAAATCCGCCAAATCAAACAGTTCCACCCCAGTTTCCAGTGGTGATTATTATTACATTACTCTCACTTTACTACTAGTTCAGAAAGCTTCTCAAGCACACTCACCTCTCCTCGTTCTcatcttttcttattcttcattaATTTTCGTCCAAGGATGA